The following DNA comes from Triticum aestivum cultivar Chinese Spring chromosome 3D, IWGSC CS RefSeq v2.1, whole genome shotgun sequence.
GGTGCGTGCATATATGCGCAATAGGATCTTGTATTTTTCATACCTACTATTGTTAatcaatgttactagatcaaccaTAAACTATGTTTGCATGGTGTATTTAGTCTTGATGAAGATGCTGATTATTCCCCctaaaacttggtcaaagttagaaAACTTTGACTTATAATAAAATTTATAGTAATTTAGAACAAAAGGAGTAATATATTCTTATTGATTTATTGGATTTCGAGATTTTGTTCTCATTGGTCATTCATATGTTTTTCTATCCATCTGTTTGGTGGTATTGAAAATAGGTAGTAATTGGGGCTTCCAAGTCCTAGATTTTTTTCATTGTACATAGTTTTAGTtatcaatatttttttatttttcatacaaACTATTTCTCGGTTGACCTATAGAAGTGTCAATCTCATGTTGATATTCATGCAAGTTTTGTCTTTTATTTATAGGGGCTTCTAGGCCAGGACACAACAGATCACTAAAACTTTTTTCCTAATGTATTTTGTAGTTGTTCATTTATGTTTTTAATTTTAATCTTGACTTCAGTAAAATTTATGTTTTTGTTATGAAACATGACTCCTCTCTCTTCCTTGGTGCAGGATTTTTAAAACAAAATTTCCAAAATTTAAATTATGCGCTGCcaagtaattttatttttatttttaagggCCGCAATATCTTCACAGAGGAGTTGCATATTTGAAGACCATAGTTGCACAAACATTCTGATTCCAACTGAGTAACTTCTTTTTTGTTGTCTTCAATTCTATGTTTGTTTAGTAATGTTTTCATGATGTGTTGCTCATGATCGCAGCTGCATTTCGTTTTGTTAACGAAAAGTATCAAACCCATACGGACATTCGCGCAGGGCAGGGGGAGGTAGAACAAATTTTGGAGGGAGGATGTTCCTTTCTTTTTTGCTTAAAATATACAACGCGAGTTGGCATCTGCCGGCCGCGTGCAATAAATGGGTGAGATGGTAGTtgcattttttttccaaaaatattatccCTAATTGCACATCCGCCGACTCCATGCAAATAAGGATGGTGTGATAGTTGTGTTCTTAAAtacaagccgcatttgcaaatccCCTTAGTGAATGCCACAAAGGTTGGtggacgactttccgactgtctactacaacaagttttgcccggctctaGTGAGGGAGGGGCGATTACGGCGGCGCTCCTTCGGCTCGCTacaatgcttgtagtcgtcgctaggtgctCCATTGATCTGGTTATAAGTTTTATTATCTCTAGTGTTCTCTGTACTGCCGTGATTGATAAATAGATTGAGAATTTCTCTCACAAAAAAAAGGTTGGGGATAGTTGCATTTTGTTTTTTCTGAAAAAATGCATGCCAGTTGCACGTCCGTGGTACGTGTCCTAGTGCACAGGTTGAGGACTAGTGTACACAATTTATATAAACTTAATGTATGACAATACACTAATTGTACATTACTCATACATCCCTGATCCATCTTACGCATACATAATTTATAGgaaagaagaacatacaccccacAAAAAAAAAATACAACATCCATTTCTTTGACCCAAAGCAGGTGGTGTGGTGGATACTGGATAAGGGTCTCGGTATAACTTTGTACATACCTTCCCTTCAATATTATTGGAGCATGCATTTTTACTGGAGCATGCACAACATACATTTCCTTGCACTCGTACTGGAGCATGCACAACCGTAATCCTGGATGCATGTAGAGTTGTAGACCATCATGTTTCATGCACTAGATGAAGTTGTGAGAAACACAAGTCCCCGGTGTTGCTGTTGCTGATAAGGAGAACCTCGTGTTGGTCTTGTTATTAAGCCTGGTAGCATAGCCCAAAGATAACCCATATCTAGTTTTGGATGCTCTTCTCCCCTGTCCGCCGTGTAAGCAACTAGTACGTGTCATGCCTTTTGGGACACTCGAAGCTTTCATGGCCACCCCATAACCAAACACGTCCATATACGGCCGAGCAGGCACGCCCAGAATAGGCAAGCAGCATGGGTCCATCTTCTTACCACCGTATGCATGCAGCTCCGGCAGCAGAGCGGCCGGCAGTGGCAATGAGGTGCGCTGGTTGATGAACTGCACTATGCTCTCCATGAGAACCTTGCTGGTCGCCCGCAGTGGGTTGTACAGGTGGAAGCCATGGTCTTCGCCCTCCGACTCCACCAATGTCACCGCCTTCTCATCACCATCGGCCCACGCGCAGCACTCGCGCATGCGAGCCGCCAGCCGGCGCCCGCGGTTGCGCAAGGTGTCCTTCTCGGCGACGGCGACCAGCACACGCTGGCATGTCAGCGAGGCGATCTCCTCGTCAAGAGGGTTGACCCGGGGATCATTCTTGTTGAGACGGCCCGCCGTAACGAACGGCCAGAGCCTGTCGATGAGCTCCGGCGTAAACATGGCGACACCGTCCCAGACTAGCTCGGAGCTGGACAGCCGCTCGACGCCCCAAAAGTATGGGTGCACGATGACAAGCCCCTCGACACCGATGTGATCGCGGCCGCTAGCTGCACGCACCGCCGTGTTGTAGACGATGTTGCCGCCAGCGCTGTCGCCGGCGAGGAACATGTGCCCGAGGTCGGCATGGTCGGAAAGCCAGGGATCAGAAAGGGACGCCACCCACTGAAGCGCCGCCCATGCATCGTCGTAGGCCGCAGGCACGGGATGCTCCGGCGCGAGACGGTAGTCCACGGACACGACGAGCGCCCCGGCGCGTGCCGCCAGGGACCTGACGTAGTTGTGGTACGTGCGGCAGAACGCGCTCTCCGTGCAGAAGGATCCCCCGTGGACGTACATGATGACGGGGAGCCTCTCgccggttgcggcggcggcggccggaagaAACAGGCGTGCGGACACGCCGGTGCTCTCGTCGACGACAACGTCCTTGGTCGCCACGCCACGGTTGGCAGCCGCGTCCTCCGACGCTTCCACGTATGAGCTGCTTAGGAAGCGCTCGACACGGCCGCCCTTGTATTCGCGGATGAATGGATGCAGGTCGACGGTGATGTCCTCCTCGCCGCCGGCATCCTTCTTGTTGCTTGGTACCGGAGAACTCTTGTCTGCATGCATCGTGTTTGATTGAGCTAGCTAGCAGTTGTGTGAGGAAGTGTAAATCTAGTGCTAACCGAGTATGAAGCTCTTGTGTTCTCTTCGTTGTGGTGGCTGGGACTTAAGCTGCTCATTGGTTTTTATAGCTGGAATTTGATCCCACTCCAATATGGTCATGTATGTATGAACAACTACTCAGGAACGACTGAATTTGAATAAACTCAAGTCGATCATTTTTTTAATGTAGGAATAGAAAAAACATCAACACCTATATATAATACTAACTGGATTGCTAAATCTTAGACTTAGTTGATGCTATATTTGTCAAATCCTATGTGAAGATCCGTgtagaaaaataaaaatatatatttcttctcttttatATGTTCTATCACTTGATGGAGACTCTGTTTAAGTCTCAGTCGATTGAGATATAGCCACACCCATTAGAAATATGCACTCATATTATATTTATTTGGTAGATTTTTTAATAAACTTACTCAAAAATTTATATTAATAGATTCATGGCATTGCCTACTCACTTAAAAATACTAACTAACTGATTTTATTGTACTGACTCATGTATAAACTTAGAAATATTTATTTGGGAGATGAGACGACGACGGCATTGCCTCTTGCGACACGACGCTGTCCGGGAGTCGCGGATGCCCTCGTACAGAAGCACATGGGAACGCCTCGACCTCTAGTAACATGCACTTCATCAACTCGCCGCAGTAACCACAAGATCGGCGCCGGCGTAGCCGATTTGCCGCTCGCGAGAGCTAAAACCTGCTCCACGCAGGCTGATCCATTCATGAAGGGCGTGGACAGTATGCTCGATCGATTTGCCACTCGGGACAGCCTACCCCGGCACAAGCGGCACCAGCTCTCGCTCGGACCCATGTCCTGCAGCAGGTGGTGGCCGCGCAAATATCTCGTCCGCGCCAACAGAGTCCTGGCCATCGATGCCTGAGAGATGCGGTACGAGCCATGTGGCTCGACTAAGTCATGTCCGGTCCAGTCGGTGTGTGGTGTGTGATCGCGAACCAAGTCCGGTGCAATCGGTTCGTGAGATAGAGtaaaaaaaacagagcaaaataTAAGGTAAAGTCAACAGCAAAATTGGGGAAACACTCAAAGGGGTAAAGTGTGGCACGAGTTTACTTAAATGGGGTATAAATTGAGGACTTTTGCTAAATGGGGTAATATTTGTCACAAACATGAAATTTGAGGGTAAAATGGAATTAATTCTAGTTATTATTCACTACCATGAAATTACTATTTATTTAGTAATTACTTCGGTTAGATTTTAGTCCAAAATATGATGGAGACTAGTAAATAAGGACGGAGATAGTACTTTCATTATATTTTGTCAACAATAATCTAAAAAACAAAGGGTTCGACCACTAGCAAAAAAGAGGAAGTCTAGAATGCACACGTagcgaaccaacctatggttggatgggtAGGTTAACAATGGTATcctcagcccatcagggttcaagttctggtgctcgcatttatcctaaaTTTATTTTCGGATTTTCGACAACGCaagttcagtgggaggagacgttcccgtcgactacgaggcgtctacgatgacttcgtaaaatatcaagatgatatgccgactcagtctctTGGAGGTGCTTATAGGGGGTAGGGTgtacgtgtgtgcgttcatagggatgagtataTGCGCGTATATATGGGTGCTTACATCTGTACTTTGTTCAAAAAAAAAGAATGCACACGTACAATGTCCCTCGTTATGTGTGCTGAAAAATATCGTTGGTGCAGTGTTTCGTATTGATGACAAACTAGGTTTAGTTAATGAAGAATAATTAATAAATGGTATGATTGATTCCTTGAAAATCAAGGGCAGCTATTGACGAACAAAATAAAATTGTAAGTACTCAAGTTGACGTCTATGATAAAATTAATGTAAAAAAAAAATTATGCAGTTGCATGTACGTGTGTTGAGCGCTACATGTTAACCAAGATAAATGTTTAATGTCAACTTGAGTAGTCGACGTCACGTATATAAAGTTGGTAGGAAATGGGTTCAGAGTGACAGGCTTGTGTGAATCACTGCAGTGTGACGGCCTATTTGTGAACTGCAAATATAGTGTCCCAAACACTAGCTGTGGTGACGTGCTAGTGTGAACAACACAGCACAGTTATCATATGTGGCTGAATCGGCTAAGTTGTTGTCAGTCCAAAATTGGTGCTTGTTGGTTTTGAGATAGCTAGTAATGTCTCATGAATAAGCACTTGTATATATTTGTGTGGGACGATTATTCTGGGTAGTGAATATGTATCCGCACGGTCCTCTCAGTCAAGGGATACATTTTCAGAAACTTGTCCTCGTGTCGTACTAGTATGAAATACGCAACACGGTTATTGGATTGACTGACTGACTGACTGATGTTGTTCTTGTCAAAATAAAATTAATGAGAAGTTGTACCTCATCTCTGATTCTTGCTCCAGACTTTCGTACCTTTTTTTGTCTATACATGAATAACACTCGACTCCCGGTCAAGGAATAATATTCCCAAAGGTTAGAGTTGTGGTGATGTACTCCAATACTAGTGTGAATAAACTGAATAACAGCCCGGTCATCACATGTGACTGATTGGCTAAGTCATCGTCGTACTATAGAATGAGCGGTTGTAGCACACCTTGGTGAAGATTCTTGCTTCAGATTCCCAAAGGTTAGAGTTGTGGTGATGTACTTCCAATAAATATATGGTACTTCCCAGAACAGAAATTGGCATATTAATATTGGAGGGATGATCTAGTTGCCTATGAGAGTATATTCTAGTACTATTAACAAACAAAATTGAAACTGTCAAGTGGATGTATTGTGGACGTATGGTTCAGTTGAGATTGTCAACTAATTGTCAAGTGCCTTTTTACGGTGCCAAAAGTCTTTTCTCTAGATAAGCTAGACAATAGCAATACATTTATCAAATAAACTTAGAACATATGAGAATAAATAGTACACTCCACATTCTTGTTATGAGAATAAATAGTACTATTCTAGCCTTGGTGATATCTTTTATTGCCAAAAATAAGAACTTCAAATCTAATGAGGAGGACTTGCATGTACTTGATGATGTGGAGGTAGTAATAAATTTGACAATTTAACAAAACTAATATTATAATATATGAGAATGATGAGCTCCAAATGCTCGTTGTATATATAGAGGGTGGCTGCACATTATAGTAGCTTGTGGCCTTTTAGGTTTAGAGAAATGAATCGTTGCTAAAAACATTAATagtaaaaattgatgatgtgcaaGGCTTGCATGTTCTTGATGATGTGGAGGATTTGCATGTGTCAAAATGGAATGTGGAGGCATCTGCTAGAGGGTTTTTTTTTGAccttgaagactgcagggcttacactagtgcagaaccgggctttagcgccagttcgtaagggcctttagtgccggttctgcaaccggcactaaagattggagactaaagccccccccccctttactaccggttcggcacgaaccggcgctaaagtgccaccacgtggcacgagccaggcccgggtgctggtagaccattagtatcggttggtagcaccaaccggtactaaatgttgggggggggggtggttttaatttttatttttccattaattttgtgttttctatttaattcttttttgtttgctggtattttatgatactacatattgtacacgttatgcatatatataaatagattttctcgtagaaccgatcatatatatatatataatcgaatgtctcacaaccatcattaattattcacacatacacatgtatatatatatataccatttctcctacatgttgccttggtgccttcggagcacgatgacaagtggttcatgggggcggtagcgggtaatagtattctcctttgggatctatgacctggtcgagcaaaaatcccgatatttcctcttgaagtgctcgtatgcgctctgttgataggagctggtcccgcacctctttgaactgttaagaaggagatcaatatccatgtgtattagttgtgtgactagatatcgacaatcatgtaagatttgtaaatagtgttctggcaaacgtacccagtcctgtctatcagatctgctcctttcggacgccatcatgcgaatgttctcgcaaacgtagtatgcacacacttcagtccccggcgcctgcttcagggcctttacgagaatagaatttaatcagataattattaatcaagcatgttaattaattaatggtattgaatcAAGAATTACAGAGATGgtaggtagctagctagtactacttaattacttaccttgggtcgataccaacatagcttttgtcgccattttcctggagtcaccttgatgtactttgcccaagccctgcccgccggcaaagaaaattaataaaggggttattaaaaatagttcatatcaggaaatgacgaacaaaataggccgagatatagttaataatgattgaaataacctgtcgactatccccttcacgatgctgtagtcactatcttttttaagtagtgagtccagtactttaacttttccttcgtcaactttaatgtctaacaagatccagtggaagctgcatcCGCATACGTTTGCAtatataaattaagcgggcatgtgcataacaccaatcaactataaccctaaaccctatacacttattaacatctagctagtaagcaaaaacagaatttgtagtacaagacagtgtgactcactcgaagttgtaaggaagtagtatatcttcattgctattgaggcgcttcaagaactctagcatgcatttctctacatcttgtctacaccattccaatttccatgtgtattcattaatggtatttgggtcaatgaacccaatgccatagcgtccagcttttttcatttcatacatcttcatcctgcataataccacagaaatgaatatatagtgaggatatataattacaggtaattaatgatcaatcaatgagcactagagctagcttgagacttcaattacagaaagaaatcacttacagacaatagcaacagacaaatagatttgtcgagtgcatcttgattgaataactgaaatagttctgaatactcaacggacacagctttctcatggaaataatgctcctccttgacattcaccatgagggaccctcgattggaaatcttggtaatgttcatgtaccactgatgcaattcatacattctcgttgggaggttcttgacctcgtctggctcgaccaaaggttggccccggacatatttccgttttatttcctcctctctaagcggagacatgggctcgatctcgaggagttgtccaacagtgatcttgagcatttcagcctgcattatatgctcctcggttattaccacatcgcccagctcgggaacgtaaacggtttgcccaNNNNNNNNNNNNNNNNNNNNNNNNNNNNNNNNNNNNNNNNNNNNNNNNNNNNNNNNNNNNNNNNNNNNNNNNNNNNNNNNNNNNNNNNNNNNNNNNNNNNNNNNNNNNNNNNNNNNNNNNNNNNNNNNNNNNNNNNNNNNNNNNNNNNNNNNNNNNNNNNNNNNNNNNNNNNNNNNNNNNNNNNNNNNNNNNNNNNNNNNNNNNNNNNNNNNNNNNNNNNNNNNNNNNNNNNNNNNNNNNNNNNNNNNNNNNNNNN
Coding sequences within:
- the LOC123076609 gene encoding probable carboxylesterase 5 encodes the protein MHADKSSPVPSNKKDAGGEEDITVDLHPFIREYKGGRVERFLSSSYVEASEDAAANRGVATKDVVVDESTGVSARLFLPAAAAATGERLPVIMYVHGGSFCTESAFCRTYHNYVRSLAARAGALVVSVDYRLAPEHPVPAAYDDAWAALQWVASLSDPWLSDHADLGHMFLAGDSAGGNIVYNTAVRAASGRDHIGVEGLVIVHPYFWGVERLSSSELVWDGVAMFTPELIDRLWPFVTAGRLNKNDPRVNPLDEEIASLTCQRVLVAVAEKDTLRNRGRRLAARMRECCAWADGDEKAVTLVESEGEDHGFHLYNPLRATSKVLMESIVQFINQRTSLPLPAALLPELHAYGGKKMDPCCLPILGVPARPYMDVFGYGVAMKASSVPKGMTRTSCLHGGQGRRASKTRYGLSLGYATRLNNKTNTRFSLSATATPGTCVSHNFI